The genomic stretch GAAGTTCGGGTCCATCTGGCCAGGCATGAAGGTGCCGAGGTAACCCCCCAGCCTCGAGGTCTGCGTGTCGTCGGAGTAGAGCATGGCCGCCACCGGGAAGCTGCCCTCCGGATTGCGCACATCGGCGAGGATGCGTTCGGCCAAGGTGAGCGCCTCGGCGCGGCTGCGGACGATGGAGTCCGGGCAGTTCACCGCGCCCTTGTAGCGAATGAGAATGTGCTGCGCCGTGCAGCGACGGATGTCGCGGCGCAGGATGATGTGGTAGCCCATCGAGGTTTCCAGCACCTCGGAGATCTCTCCCGGCCGCAGCGCTGCCGCCACCTGCAGGAAGGCTTCCGGCGCATCCCCAGGCTCGAGGGGTGCGATCTCGCCCCCTTCCGTCGCGGAAGGATCGTCGGAGTACTTCTTGGCCAGCTCGGCGAAGTTCTCCCCGGCGCGGGCCCGCCGCAGGAGCTCGTGGGCCAGCGAGTCCGCCCCCGCCTTGGTGCGGTGCACCGAAGGCTCGGCGCCCGTCGTGCCGGCGTAGCGCACTAAGATGTGGCGCACGAAGAGGGCGTTCTCCGGCACCTCGGCCGGCTTCGTCTCCGGGGTCTTCTCCGGCTTCTTGTTGCAGGCGAAGACGAGGCCGAGAACGGCGAGCACGAGCACCGCCGTGACCCAGCGCCTGCGGCTGCAGGCGCGGTGCCCCTGCGCCCAGTCCTTCTCGTGCGGCTCGTGGTCGTGCATCCGTCTCGTGCCTTCGCACTGGGCGCTCACGGGCGCTTCAAACGATAGCCATCCGGGCGATCCTCCACCAGATAGCCCAGGGCCAG from Candidatus Krumholzibacteriia bacterium encodes the following:
- a CDS encoding peptidylprolyl isomerase, which codes for MHDHEPHEKDWAQGHRACSRRRWVTAVLVLAVLGLVFACNKKPEKTPETKPAEVPENALFVRHILVRYAGTTGAEPSVHRTKAGADSLAHELLRRARAGENFAELAKKYSDDPSATEGGEIAPLEPGDAPEAFLQVAAALRPGEISEVLETSMGYHIILRRDIRRCTAQHILIRYKGAVNCPDSIVRSRAEALTLAERILADVRNPEGSFPVAAMLYSDDTQTSRLGGYLGTFMPGQMDPNFDKAAFALQEQQISDIVETPYGFHIIRRIPDQKIRVAHILVTYAGVGQLIEVQRTRDAALKRAMDADFRAKQGEDFAALAQQYSDDEPTAKKGGTLPPFRAGQTVPEFEDAAFRLKPGEVSDVVETMFGFHVIKRLW